One Bradyrhizobium zhanjiangense DNA segment encodes these proteins:
- a CDS encoding IS3 family transposase (programmed frameshift), with protein MERQRRSFTEEYKRQAVELVVSSGRSITSVGKELGLRDSVLRRWVDKAGQQPASAAWRPTTQATPMSADQASEIARLRQENERLRMERDILKKSIANLCRNPDMSFRFIEDHRDAYPVRLMCAVLEVSPAGYYAWRDRPASQRTKSNATLLAAIRQAHHDSSGRYGSPRVHAVLRTQGRGASRGRIERMMRRHGIRAITAPPRRVRTTDSRHDLPIAPNLIARDFTAEAPNRVWLADITYIPTAEGWLYLAAVMDLFSRKIVGWAMRDHMQVELASAALTMAIQQQRPQAGLIHHSDRGVQYASHAYRDALTGAGIVASMSRKADCYDNAPMESFFHTLKTELVHHRDYQTRAEAQRDIFAFIEGLYNRTRLHSAIGYIAPIEMELKAA; from the exons ATGGAACGTCAACGTCGGTCATTTACCGAAGAGTACAAGCGCCAGGCCGTTGAGCTGGTGGTGTCGAGCGGTCGCTCGATCACGTCGGTAGGCAAGGAACTCGGGCTGCGCGACTCGGTGCTGCGGCGCTGGGTGGATAAGGCCGGGCAGCAGCCGGCATCGGCGGCGTGGCGCCCCACCACGCAGGCGACGCCGATGTCGGCGGACCAGGCTTCGGAGATCGCCCGGTTGCGCCAGGAGAACGAACGGCTGCGCATGGAGCGCGACATTTTAAAAAAGTCGATCGCGA ATCTTTGCCGGAACCCGGACATGAGCTTCCGCTTCATCGAGGACCATCGCGACGCCTATCCGGTACGATTGATGTGCGCCGTGCTCGAGGTCTCGCCGGCCGGCTATTACGCCTGGCGCGATCGCCCGGCGAGTCAGCGGACCAAATCCAATGCCACGCTGCTGGCTGCGATCCGGCAGGCCCATCACGACAGCAGCGGACGCTACGGCAGTCCCCGCGTCCATGCCGTGCTGCGGACGCAGGGCCGTGGCGCCAGCCGCGGCCGGATCGAGCGGATGATGCGCCGGCACGGTATCCGCGCCATCACGGCGCCGCCGCGCCGGGTGCGCACCACCGACAGCCGTCACGACCTGCCGATCGCCCCGAACCTGATCGCGCGCGACTTCACAGCGGAAGCCCCGAACCGCGTTTGGCTCGCCGATATCACCTACATCCCGACCGCGGAGGGCTGGCTGTATCTGGCGGCCGTCATGGATCTCTTCAGTCGAAAGATCGTCGGCTGGGCCATGCGGGATCACATGCAAGTCGAACTCGCATCCGCGGCGTTGACGATGGCCATCCAGCAGCAACGGCCGCAGGCCGGATTGATCCACCACTCCGATCGCGGCGTGCAGTATGCCTCACACGCCTATCGCGACGCTCTCACGGGCGCCGGCATCGTTGCATCGATGAGCCGCAAGGCCGATTGCTACGACAATGCCCCGATGGAGAGCTTCTTCCATACCCTGAAGACCGAGCTCGTTCACCATCGCGACTACCAGACCCGCGCCGAGGCCCAGCGCGATATCTTCGCCTTCATCGAGGGCCTCTACAACCGCACCCGGCTCCATTCCGCGATCGGATATATCGCCCCGATCGAGATGGAGCTAAAAGCCGCTTAA
- a CDS encoding Rieske (2Fe-2S) protein encodes MARHVIAAVDELPPGTRKFLEIDGRPIAIFNIKGEYFGLMNRCPHQGAALCEGPLIGLAQSKDPGEIEYTKLGEIIRCPWHGWEFDIRTGQSYCDPRRFRVKAYPANVEPGASVVKGPYVAETIPVRIESDYVVVEL; translated from the coding sequence ATGGCGCGTCATGTGATTGCCGCGGTCGACGAGCTTCCGCCGGGCACGCGAAAATTCCTCGAGATCGACGGGCGGCCGATCGCGATCTTCAACATCAAGGGCGAATATTTCGGCCTGATGAACCGCTGCCCGCATCAGGGCGCGGCGTTGTGCGAGGGCCCGCTGATCGGCCTCGCGCAATCGAAGGATCCAGGCGAGATCGAATATACGAAACTCGGCGAGATCATCCGCTGCCCCTGGCACGGCTGGGAGTTCGACATCCGCACCGGGCAGTCCTACTGCGACCCCCGCCGCTTCCGCGTGAAGGCTTATCCGGCCAATGTCGAACCGGGCGCTAGCGTGGTGAAGGGGCCCTATGTCGCCGAGACGATCCCGGTCAGGATCGAGAGCGACTACGTGGTGGTGGAGCTGTAG
- a CDS encoding amidohydrolase family protein, with amino-acid sequence MNIQFRESSEAASPLTAKTAIADCDIHPARATRTELYPYLAKRWQHHLDIYGVHAYQGMMDGPPYPKAQPNASRRDAYPPEGGPQGSSLSFMQKQLLDPNNVQLGVLNPLNTGQGIRNHELSAALCSAINDWQIDKWTSKDKRLKASIVVGNEDGLSAAAEIRERAGDKNFVQVLLLSRNVEPLGQRRYWPIYQAAEEAGLPVGVHAFGFGGNPITPSGWPSYYIEEMVGHSQCQQSALASLVLEGVFARFPKLKMVMIEAGFGWAPSLAWRLDKAWQRLRSEVPHVKRPPSEYIREQVWWTTQPMEDPERREDLFDVINWIGWDRLLFATDYPHWDYDEPSRVLPAGVSETNREAFYFGNARKLYGLA; translated from the coding sequence ATGAATATCCAGTTCCGCGAGAGCTCCGAAGCTGCTTCCCCACTGACTGCGAAAACCGCGATCGCGGATTGCGACATCCATCCGGCCCGCGCCACCCGCACCGAGCTCTATCCCTACCTCGCCAAACGCTGGCAGCATCACCTCGACATCTACGGCGTCCATGCCTATCAGGGCATGATGGACGGCCCGCCCTATCCGAAGGCACAGCCCAACGCCTCGCGCCGCGACGCCTATCCGCCGGAAGGCGGCCCGCAAGGTTCCTCTCTCTCCTTCATGCAGAAGCAGCTGCTCGATCCCAACAACGTGCAGCTCGGCGTGCTCAATCCGCTCAACACCGGGCAGGGTATCCGCAATCATGAGCTCTCGGCCGCTCTGTGCTCGGCGATCAACGACTGGCAGATCGACAAATGGACCAGCAAGGACAAGCGGCTGAAGGCGTCCATCGTCGTCGGCAATGAGGACGGGCTGTCGGCCGCCGCCGAAATCCGCGAGCGTGCCGGCGACAAGAACTTCGTGCAGGTGCTGCTGCTCAGCCGCAATGTCGAGCCGCTCGGCCAGCGCCGTTATTGGCCGATCTATCAAGCCGCAGAAGAGGCCGGCCTTCCCGTCGGCGTGCACGCCTTCGGCTTCGGCGGCAATCCAATCACGCCGTCGGGCTGGCCGTCCTATTACATCGAGGAGATGGTCGGGCACTCGCAGTGCCAGCAATCGGCGCTGGCGAGCCTCGTGTTGGAGGGCGTGTTCGCGCGCTTCCCGAAACTGAAGATGGTGATGATCGAGGCCGGCTTCGGCTGGGCGCCGTCGCTGGCGTGGCGGCTCGACAAGGCCTGGCAGCGGCTGCGCAGCGAGGTGCCGCATGTGAAGCGGCCGCCGTCGGAATATATCCGCGAGCAGGTGTGGTGGACCACGCAGCCGATGGAAGACCCGGAGCGGCGCGAGGATCTGTTCGACGTCATCAACTGGATCGGTTGGGACCGGCTCTTGTTCGCAACCGACTATCCGCATTGGGACTATGACGAGCCCTCACGCGTGCTGCCGGCCGGCGTCAGCGAGACCAATCGCGAGGCGTTCTATTTCGGCAATGCGCGCAAGCTCTACGGACTGGCTTGA
- a CDS encoding amidohydrolase family protein — protein sequence MASLIAGGVDCDVHPAVPHLTSLLPHLNDYWRDQVTTRGMVDLVSQSYPKNSPIVARPDWRPENGKPGESLEDMQRHVLDLFQLKLAICNPLYGVQMVFSEDMQAAFCRALNDWLVTEWLDRDPRLRGSIVIPTQSVEKAIAEIERCAQDRRFVQVLMLVMGDTPLGKRALWPIYAAAESLELPIGIHAGSAYHNPPTAVGWGSYHIEDYVGQAQAFQTQLTSLIVEGVFAKYPRLKMVMLESGVSWIAPYLWRLHKFWRGVRMETPWVDRAPLEIVRSNIRFSLQPFDAPPEPETLIRLFDHMQSDELVLFSTDYPHWQFDGQDALPEGLSPDLVHKIMIDNPHATYPRLT from the coding sequence ATGGCGTCCCTGATCGCCGGCGGAGTGGATTGCGACGTGCATCCCGCCGTGCCGCATCTGACTAGCCTGCTGCCGCACCTGAACGATTATTGGCGCGATCAGGTGACGACGCGCGGCATGGTCGATCTCGTCTCACAATCCTATCCGAAGAACTCGCCGATCGTGGCGCGGCCCGATTGGCGCCCCGAGAACGGCAAGCCCGGCGAAAGCCTGGAGGACATGCAGCGTCATGTGCTCGATCTTTTCCAGCTCAAGCTCGCGATCTGCAATCCGCTCTACGGCGTGCAGATGGTGTTCTCCGAGGACATGCAGGCGGCCTTCTGCCGCGCGCTGAACGACTGGCTCGTGACGGAATGGCTCGATCGTGATCCGCGGCTGCGCGGCTCAATTGTAATTCCCACGCAAAGCGTCGAGAAGGCCATCGCCGAGATCGAGCGCTGCGCGCAGGATCGCCGCTTCGTGCAGGTGCTCATGCTGGTCATGGGTGACACGCCGCTCGGCAAGCGCGCGCTGTGGCCGATCTATGCAGCCGCGGAAAGTCTGGAATTACCGATCGGCATCCATGCCGGTTCGGCCTACCACAATCCGCCCACCGCCGTGGGGTGGGGCTCTTATCACATCGAAGATTATGTCGGTCAGGCCCAGGCGTTCCAGACCCAGCTCACCAGCCTGATCGTCGAGGGCGTGTTCGCCAAATATCCGCGGCTGAAAATGGTGATGCTTGAGTCCGGCGTTTCCTGGATCGCGCCCTATCTCTGGCGCTTGCACAAGTTCTGGCGCGGGGTGCGGATGGAGACGCCCTGGGTCGATCGCGCGCCGCTGGAGATTGTGCGCAGCAACATCCGCTTCTCGTTACAGCCATTTGATGCGCCGCCGGAACCTGAGACATTAATTCGCCTGTTTGATCATATGCAGTCGGACGAATTGGTCCTATTCTCCACGGACTATCCGCACTGGCAGTTCGACGGCCAGGACGCGCTGCCCGAAGGTCTGTCCCCCGATCTCGTGCACAAGATCATGATCGACAATCCGCATGCGACCTATCCCCGCCTGACTTAG
- a CDS encoding CinA family protein, with protein MKELVGIAEQVAAKLIARNQTIAVAESSAGGLISASLLAVPGASAYFLGGAVVYTRDARHVLMDISDDGMKGFRSSSEPYAKLLAERMRTRFGCDWGLSETGAAGPTGNRYGDAAGHSCMAVAGPAAEVMTLETGNNDRLANMQVFAATALKLLLKKLEE; from the coding sequence ATGAAAGAGCTCGTCGGCATTGCGGAACAGGTCGCGGCCAAGCTGATCGCGCGAAATCAGACCATTGCGGTGGCAGAATCCTCGGCCGGTGGCCTGATCTCGGCCAGTCTGCTCGCCGTGCCCGGCGCGTCCGCCTATTTCCTCGGTGGCGCCGTGGTCTACACCCGCGACGCCAGGCATGTGCTGATGGATATTTCGGACGACGGCATGAAGGGCTTTCGATCCTCATCGGAGCCCTATGCGAAACTACTTGCTGAGCGGATGCGAACGCGCTTCGGATGCGACTGGGGCCTGTCCGAAACCGGAGCCGCCGGCCCCACCGGCAACCGCTACGGCGACGCCGCCGGCCATAGCTGCATGGCGGTGGCAGGCCCTGCGGCCGAGGTGATGACGCTGGAGACGGGCAACAATGACCGGCTTGCCAACATGCAGGTGTTCGCGGCGACGGCGCTGAAATTGTTGCTGAAGAAGCTGGAGGAGTAG
- a CDS encoding DUF1488 family protein, translated as MRDKIIGHDLERLAFRFTMLNDGDVVQCQISDAAMDELAGMQGTESSARQAQFLSLRETIERIASDLYDEAPRFQGYVVRIFMRHLGR; from the coding sequence ATGCGCGACAAGATCATTGGCCATGACCTCGAACGGCTGGCCTTTCGCTTCACCATGCTGAACGACGGCGATGTGGTGCAGTGCCAGATCAGCGACGCCGCGATGGACGAGCTTGCGGGCATGCAGGGCACCGAAAGCAGCGCACGTCAGGCGCAGTTCCTGTCCCTGCGCGAGACCATCGAGCGGATCGCGTCAGACCTCTACGACGAAGCGCCGAGGTTTCAGGGCTATGTGGTGCGGATCTTTATGCGGCATTTGGGGCGGTAA
- a CDS encoding tetratricopeptide repeat protein: MITAMTRVVVLGTFAAALFASPVLAAGGGGGGGGGGTSSTDPYAGAYSDQKVQPTYPKRSDPKATQKGKKPNNQSSIGDPAFAAGYRTAYDTIYERNDYAVAIEQLKALGHDDHPNVANLIGYSYRKLGDYKRSQIWYERALKADPNHVLTWQYYGLWQLEQGNREQAMFHLSRIAAICGTDCEEYKSLANALEKPTGAALVY; the protein is encoded by the coding sequence ATGATCACAGCAATGACCAGAGTCGTCGTGCTGGGAACGTTCGCAGCGGCGCTGTTCGCTTCGCCGGTATTGGCCGCGGGCGGTGGAGGAGGCGGTGGAGGTGGTGGCACCAGCTCCACGGATCCCTATGCGGGCGCCTATTCGGATCAGAAAGTGCAGCCCACCTACCCGAAACGCTCCGACCCAAAGGCAACCCAGAAAGGCAAGAAGCCGAACAACCAGTCGAGCATCGGTGATCCCGCATTCGCGGCCGGTTACCGCACGGCCTATGACACGATCTACGAGCGCAACGATTATGCGGTCGCAATCGAGCAATTGAAGGCGCTCGGCCACGACGATCATCCGAACGTCGCCAATCTCATCGGTTACTCATATCGCAAGCTCGGCGACTACAAGCGGTCGCAGATTTGGTACGAGCGCGCGCTGAAGGCCGATCCGAATCACGTGCTGACTTGGCAGTACTATGGTCTTTGGCAGCTCGAGCAGGGTAACCGCGAGCAGGCAATGTTTCACCTGAGCCGCATCGCCGCGATCTGCGGGACCGATTGCGAGGAGTACAAGTCTCTGGCGAACGCGCTGGAAAAACCCACAGGCGCGGCCCTCGTTTACTGA